From Salarias fasciatus chromosome 8, fSalaFa1.1, whole genome shotgun sequence:
GGAGTTACAGTGGGCTGCAGGAATTTAAGGAGTTAACCAGTTAGTGTGTGCAGTGACATGTGCTGTGCAGCGCCTGCTATTCAAATGTGGAGTTGTGAAGATTCTTTCCTTTGTCCTCAAGTTACTACAAACAGTATGAACACTGACACAGTCCCAGTGACGTTTGTTgaacaaacagctgaaaacctTCTGAGGTGGTTCAACTCGTATTGCTACTTTGAATCTTTGGCAGAAAACGGACGACATCATAATAGTTCTCGTCATCCAATAAATATATGTAACTGGTCTTATCACACATATCTCAGTCACTCACATCACTAACAGGTTAAGTTGATGAGAAGGTGAGCCTGTTTCACTATTCGTGGAGTGATGGATGACAAATAGACAAAGATCCTCCTCTACCAATAAATAAGAAGCCCCCTGGGCTTTTTCTGAAGTTACAGACAAATTCACCATTCCTGTTTTCAGGCCAACATACTTCTCACTCGTTCCTTTCTTTAGTCTCTGAACTCTGGTTCTTGGTAATGAGGAGCTTCTGTAACTTGGTGGCTTCATCTGCTACCATCCGAAGACTCTCCACACATCCTGgccttctgtctctgttttcaaTGAAACCAAACTCCAGATAAAGGCCATGATGTCTCCCCAGTTCTGCTGGTGTTTCCATCGTCACTAGCTGGAAACTCTGAGTAGAGGCAGGAGCTGTGTGTGATGCCGGTAATGGATCACAGATTTATCGATATGTATCAGTcatgtcagagtttttattggtcCATAGCTGTGGGAGTAATTAGTTTGTTTACTGGTGCATTGCTGCCTACATGTAGATCtacaatttttgtttttactgataGAGCTTGGTTATTAATTTCTTATCagtttgtttgacatttttcacagaCCCACAAGCTCTCCTGGGGGCTGAGCACCCCCTTTCCTTATAACCTAGTGACACCCCTGGccaacatcattttcagcatttctgtcatttaaaTGTGGCTCCCCATGACCCTGAATTGAACAAAGCCGcaaagaagatgaatgaatgaatattgcGTTTCTTGATATCACAATGAGGATGTAACCCTACATATGAAGCCAACATCTTTACATCCACACTTATGGAGAAGTTGCAGCTTTTACAGTATTTTGGCTGAACTAACACAGTTCCTTCTTATATAGACGTGCAAAGGGAACCTCTACCTTCCATTATAATAATTTTCCACATTCGTCATGAGAATTTCCCATTTTATTCACATCCGATTTCACATTATTACTTAGACAGGGGGAAGAAGAGGTGGGTCCTGGCAGATGGTATAAAACGAATACTATAAATAATCTTTGACACTATTTAcagcaatgaaaaacatttttagctAAAATTTCTATAAACGGCGCCGTAGTTGATGGATTGTGGCAGCAGGAGTGAATCTCAAACTAAAGTGTGAACAGTGAACAGTTTGTATCGATCCGCACATCACGGATAGTTACTTTATCATCCTTGTTTACTATTTCAATTAACAATAACGTTGCACACTATTTTTGCCGAATTACTGTGGGGAATTTTTTACAAGGGGTTTTAGCAGTTATTTAGAGCAAGGGTGCTTTATTTGTTTCAATGCACtaaaatttgatgttttttctgtGGGGTTTGGCGAAGTGCGCGTTACCTTCATGGAGTCGGCTCATCCATCCGCTCCGACCCGAAGTCCACAGCTTGAGCCGGGAGGACAGCAGCCTGTGGCCGCTCATGGTGGCTCTCCGCTCGGGACTCGAAGCCCACAGACGGTCAGATCCTTAAAACcgcctttaaaaaaatactttagtTACGCCGAAGCCGCAAGGTGCATTCAAGGCTGGGGCatgagcaacacacacaacaatccGTGCAGGAACAGAGGCTTTCGTTCAAAGGTTCCATGCAAGTGCGGATTAGGAGGGTTCTGGGCATGGACACGTCAAATCTAACCCCAACACACTCACTAATGTAATTTCATGTCGcattcagattatagagcatcttcctcctactgCGTGATGTAACTGCAGCTGAATAAGAGTGAATCGTTTCTTGTGCGGATCTCACACAGTGCTTACAGCTCAGCTGACCCAGCTATGTTCACATTAATCCACATTAATTCATCAATCCACAACTACTAACAAAGCAGCTATTATTGACTGctgattatttattttccttgttttaaaagtaaaaacaaaaactctgaaggagctgcagggttTCAAAGATTTAGATTTAATATACATAGCATGCAGGAGAACAGATGAGGTCATATCACGGTGCATAACAAAGGACAACTAAGAGaaaatgcttcttcttctttttttttttttttttttgcggagCAAACCCTGTGTGCCTCATGTCAGCCAGGATGTGGTTCAGTCTTTTTTCTGTAAAGAGAGTGCAAAGTCTGACTGAAAAAGGAAACTCGAAGCAGCATCAGCATAAGACAGCAAGCCGCTGGTTCAGGAGGTCATCGGCTCTCGATATTACGGGAACCCCCTGAGGCCAGGAGGCCTCACAGAGGTGACCAGGTAGGGGCAGTGGTGGATCGGCTGCCTTGGAGCCACAAGCCGATGCCTACTTGTTGTTGGTGGATTCACATGTCTTCCAGGCACAAATGTCTTTTTAAACTGTGggaacatgaagacaacaagATCAACTCAGACTGAAAAAGTGGCCTCCCACTGTGACAGCTCTCTCTTCTGAAAAATCTTTTGaacttaaagcgacactaaggaacttttcaaccttaataaaacattttaatatcttttgtgatgatacatcgacttacaacgggttgaatgacccctctgtcacgggctgagggcgtcagtattgctttcacttggactaagaaactgtgaggagggtggtaggaacccagcacacggcatgcgtcacattatgatataatattgtttagccaccattagattcattacctcgtcgctatccgtccttcacacagccactggaaacaaatgtaggcgagttcagtctgacagcatgccaccgggagcagcattttacgacgtcacgcactagtcctcatgggaactgtagtattcctttaggcaaaacactaccgcttttgtccactggcgccgccaaaatcaacggaaactgaaagttccttagtgttactttaagCAGATCACCTGGTTTTAACTCCGAAAAAGGCCTTCTCTCCTCTGTAATCAGCTCTTGTTGTGTTTAGTGAGAAAGTAAAATCCTAACCCAGCCAAAGCTCTGACACCATGTCTGTAAATggggaaatttttttttaagactttctgattctgtctccatggtaatgggagaaatgcaacttttgcaAAACTCTCAcgttcctgaaatgaaaacacaaaaatgatgtgtttcaCTTCAAATATTGCATAAATGGCGTCTGAAACTGACCACACACAAATATGGATTAAATTtctaaaaaacaaatcaaagactGGGATTGCTTCCTTTTCGCTCAACGTTGATCAAGTGACAAAATCCTGCAATCCAAGAGGCTGAAATCATGGTGGAGGCCAGTGAAGACTCCTATGGAGAACACAGATATGTTTATTCCCCCAATCGAAgaattaaaagtgaaagtaattGTGCAAGAAATCCAAAAGTGCCAACTATAAAAGTGTATGGTTCAAGTTCAGATTGCCAGTCGTTGAGATCCATTAAAGGACCTCTTGAAAAAGATTGGGGTGAAATGTtgaacattaaattaaaaaaggaaaaaaaaacccgcacCCACTTGCTTTAGCTTAAAAATTAGCACTCCGATGACGATGATGGCAATAGCTGCGACTTCTGCGACAACCAACCAAATCAGGGTGTGATCCATAACGGTCGATTCACATGCTTCTTCTGGGTTCTTTTCTGTGAGGGAAAGAGAGAACGAAGGCACTTTTaatagaaaataatgaaaacccATGTTAGGTAGAACGTTTCTATTACTCTTTGAAAGCAGATGGAACTCCCTTTGATACCATCTTGtaataaacatgcatttgtgggataaACTGTGCAACCATTTTTTTTGAGTTACATACTGAGCTACTGGTGAACATGTAGGCCtctttttcatcacattttaggtgaaaatacatattttttgtttcaggaaagttttgcatttagatggcgatgttttgaaaacaatgtccgtttGCACGGAAatagcagaaacgctgaaaattcTGTATTGCACTATtgagtgttgttgtttgttAATGTAATGAAACCACGCGTGCGCGCAGAGAACGACACGCTATAAATGTAAACCGTGGCGAGTAGACAGACATTTGAAAGGAAAGATGACCAAGTTGAGTTGCTGTTACAGGTGTCTCTCAACTATAAAGCTACCAAatattttcccctgtttccaccAAAacagagttggagcatttttgaaaagtttcacattaaaagcaattttcaaaatgttgcgtttccagtggctccgagcaccatAGTCCTGTTAATGGacactcaaaacaaaacaaaagttttgcattttcacttgaaaatatcgTGTGAACAGAGCGTTATAGGTTTGTTATGCCTTGCAATGTGTTCTGGGTCTGCCTCCAGCTGAggatttaaatgtgaaaagtgGGAATTGGACATGACTCATTTAGCTCACTTGAGaaattaaaatgtgctttgtATGATCTATGCAATCATCCATGCATGCAcaattttaaaacacacacacacacacacacacacacacacacacacacacacacacacacacacagtctcgtatttctatccttgtggggaccttccattgactcccattcatgtctagcccctaaccctgacccttaccctaaccctaacccacaccacaacaaagcctaaccctaaagaaatgtttttgcacttttacttttttcagtaacaacaacatggtcaagaaaacactgtttctcctacttaggaccggaaaaaggtccccacaaggcacgtcgttccacgttttgctatccttgtggggacatttggccccaacaaggatagaaatacgagaacgcacacacacacacacacacacacacacacacacacacacacacacacacacacacacacacacacacacacacacacacacacacacacaataattaCTATTGCTTCCTTGTACGGTGCACCACAGGTGCTGAGGTTAAGTTTGGGGGATGAGAGTCATGAATAAGGACGGTTCGATATGGGGGATTGAAAAGCAACCTTGAGGTTGGTTGAGGATGTTTGTGAGCCACAGTCACCAGATCTGCATACGCTTTACTGATTGCTGCACATTTAAAGAGTAACATGGCAGAGTGATGGAAGATGATTTTGGTGTGGAGAAATAAGGAGTGTGAAGCCAAAGATGACAATAATGAGTGATGACTGTTGCAGATTTTTGGATTGAAGAGGTTGAAATGGCCCGGAAAGTCCCAACCTGCTCAATGTGTATTAGTTGACTCTGAATAACTGCAATATGTCGGTAGACTGGTGAACCACCATGAGGAGGCGGTGCTAGGTTGCCACAGCAGTGAATCCTCCCACTTCTGCTTTTCGGTGTATCAGTAATACCAAACGGAAGTCGGTATGAAATATACCGACTGTCATTGGCAATTTTGGCTGTGCCGCTCATCCCAAAAAGGCAAGTTCCCTTCAAACATGGCACAGCACAAATGATAATCAACCTCTTAATGGTTTATTGTGAAGAAGCACtgctaaagaaaagaaataatcaaCTGTTGTGTATATACCTTCACCTTCAACAATGATGACCGTGCCATTGCTGAGCAGAGTTCCTATCTTCTCGTCTTCATTGTAAGTCCACTCGCAGTAATACAAGTTGGTGTCGTCCACCCCGAGCAGAGACAGCTGCAGGGTGAAGCTGAGGCCATCCTTGACCCTTTGCCCCGCGGATATCTGAATCCGACTTTTGAAATCTTTCGCCTCCGTTTTTTTGGTGATCTCTCCTTCAATCAAGTTCAGGTACACGATATTGGCACTATGGAGAAATCGTTTGTTCAGGGACAGACCCATGGGGTTGGACAAGGATGTCGAGCAGGAGATCTCAGTGGAGGAGTTGATCCTCACAAAAGAAGTGGATGGGGGATGTTGAGAAGCTGTCGATCGGAAAAGATGGTTAGAGATGATTTTGCATTGTGGACACATTCGATAAGattctttattgtcattgcacattCCCATACAGTGAGATTTAGTTGAGCCGCTCTCTTTGTCACACCTTCATATATACACTAATTCTTAATTTTTTCTTATATAGTTTTTAAATCATTCTTAACTGAGTGAATAAGTTGCAGCCGAGGTGCCGGACTAATTCAGGCTTTCAACAGAGTTTTTACAGCCCTTGAGAATCAGCtgttttttccatgtttccttGTTTCTTTACATGCGAGAGGTAATGTGAAAAGAGTCAAGACAGAGTAACTTTTCGTCCAGTGATAGAAGTTGATCAATAATTTTGGCAGTGGAAgccatgaaaaacacaaacatttaatttatatttgatctGAACAACTCAGAACCTCAAAAACAGAGCTTGATTCCTCCAGATTCCTGGAGCAGGAATCAAGACGGAAGACAATTTTATCCAAGGGTGTGCAAGCAACAAAGGAAGAACTCTTGTTTTTCCTTAGTACATCTAAAAGTATTCTATTAATGACTGAACCGACATTTTGGTGTACAAACATTTCAGTCAGTCACTTTATTTTAGTTGTTTAGAAGTTGCACACTTCATGGAGTTTCACCAAGGTGATCGGTTTAATTTCAGTGAATGTTCTGGGAATCTGCCATAAGTAAAAGTTTAAGAGGATCAAGTCTTAAAACTCAGAAGAGATTTGCGCATTTGGACTTCCTTTTCTAGGAATTACGCCAGGATTTACACTGATCTAAAACTGCTGAGGACTAAAGCGTATGACGTAGTGATCATTGCCTTCTGTTGAAAggtttaaatattttttctggatttttggTGCAAATATTTGATGTGTACTTTCTAAATAAAGAAATTTTTTTCATAgaatttcttgtattttttgcaTCAATGCTCAAGCGAACATTCAATGTTCGAAAGGGCAAAAAACAGCTTGAAGTTGTAAACAGGAAAAAGTGACTCACTCGCATATCTGCATTACTGGAGCTTCATCTCACAAGTTCTTCTGCCTGCCCACGTAAACACACTCACCCGTCCATTTGTTGAGGATTACCCCAGCGGGCATGCAGAGCAACCCCAGCATGCAGCTCCACCACTGGACCCTCATCCTGGACGCTTGCGTGCGAACCCCAGACTCTGGCAGACTGACAGACCAACTGTGATATGACGCCTGAAGAAGAGTGATGTGGCTTTGCAGAGGAAATGAGAACAGCCTCTCTTGTACCTCACGTATGTGGGTATGTACTCAGTACGTAGCAGAACATCAAAGCCGTGAAAGGGCTCACCACAAGCAGATGCGCATGACAAGGAAAGGTTCCTTCTGCAACTATAGAAGCTGACATCGTCTGCATACGCAGTGATTTTAATCACTCGTTTCATAATGTCAAACATAAGAAAAGTTAGGTAAAATCAATGCCACAAAGACAAAAGTGCCCTTTATTAAACTTACAAACTCATTGACGGCTTACTTTGTAGTTTTCACCATCTTTAACAAATATAACTGttgttttattcctttattaataaagcaataaattacattaaatcACATCCCAGGGGTCTGCCTGCTGATGCTGTGGAGCCACTCATGACTCTTtagcagtgttgggcaagttactttaaaaaagtaattagttggaattacaaattacttctcccaaaaagtaattgagttagtaactcagttacctcattgaaaaagtaattagttactcaaCAAAGTaactgacattatttttcatgttctacacattaccacattctataacatctataacatcaaagatgtttatatcaactgattgaagaataaaaacactttatacagtattttagaacatttagtatttatttgaactaaattacagcctgttaagaaaacacaaacgtaaacttctggccattaagtagtgcaaatctctgtaactgtacattaggCCTCCTGTGTAccagtggacctgcagtcagtgttcagctcggctctggtcgcctgctggttgcttgttttaacagagcgGCTCCTCTCCTTGGGgtcgggttagcagcagcagcagcagcagcagcaacaagtgtcatgctagcatgtggcagacgtggataaagtcttccagtgagACTTCCAGTTCCAGAACGCTACCTTTCTATGTCCTGGGCTCGAGCTCGacgccattgtctctgtcttgttgtgtttttactggTCAGCGcgtgcagcgagtgagacacgtgagcagggcatgcccgcccaccagccaatcatcatcgcgtcttcatcaccccccccccccccccccccccattcccctctcccccctcctccctgctctctcctgcagctgatgtgtgcggcagaagcgacactcgcgcttcattcagTCTAATTGTAGTAACGCGCCACTTCATATTCttagtaacggtaacggcgttgcaacgatgggaaaagtaactaattagattattcgttactgaaaaaaataacgccgttactaaCGCCGTTTATTCTAACGCCGTTATTCTCAACACTgctctttagtccctctgtagAGGCTTCATAAAGCTTTCAGCACCCAAACTTGTTTTAAAATTCTCATTTAGTATATTTACATACAAGACTTAGTTTCaattttacttcattttcttccattcctttttgttatttattgttattgttttgctttattttgattCTAATTGTGATGCATTGTAAGGGTATTTTTGCAcatcttgtgttttattgtttcttttgttttcgttcacttaaaaatataatttattaacTCGTAATGTGTTTTTCCCAAATTTAAACTGAGTTTCATCCTATATCTGAATATTCAGAATTACTACATGTCCAAGGCCTCAATCTCCCAGAGATCTAAGAATCATGGTGGAATTCCTCTTCAAGAAAAGTCCATTAagatgtctttgttttatttatttcaatcagGTCATCATATTTACAGACTGAAGTCACAATAAACACAGATCGCTACATTTACATAGTCTTGTACCCTGTACATCCCAGAGATTTAATAAAGTGACACAAAATGGTTTGTACAATCAACTTCCAGacacatgaaataaatgaaaaaaactaaaccaatTAATAAAAGCAGCTAAATCTGAAAAAAGAGTTCAAAATGACTTATATTGGTAATTTTAATTAGCTAAACCCACTAGAAaggacaaaaacatgcatgtagccaaaacattttttcataaaaagtcaaaatatcaaaaaaaaaaagttaaaacagtaaaatcaacTAAAATGATAATGGTTAGAAAATATAAACCCAGGAAAACAGCTTATAGATGAAACTGCTAAAATCTCCTTAAAAAACTACAgtaattgttttaaaaagttttattacTCACAGATCTTAAAAATGTAGTAAAAGGTTGACCATTGTAACTTTTCACAGTTCTTCATAAATCCACCCTTCTATCTGCTTTGGAAGGTGGATGAATTGATTTCTGGATGTAGTTGCCCTGTAGGTGATATACAGAGCGAATGAAACGATGAGGAGTACAGCGACACCAAAAATGACGGGTGAAATCATGCTTCcgctctttttctctgtgttcttGGAGTCTCCCGACTGTGGTGATGTCTTGAGCTTCCCTGGTTAAATGAAACGCTCATTTAAACACCTGGATCAAATATGAAGTCTGATTTACCTACACAGATGTTAGGATGACTAAATCCGCTCACCGTATAGCTGCACTGCGACACCAAGATGAAGTGGTTCTGATGTgatggtcttggtcttgtttggtggtagtggtgtTGTCTTGGGCTCACCTGGTTAAATGAAACACGCTCATTTTAACACGTGGATCAAATATAATGTCTGATTTAGATACACAGATGTTTGGATGATTAAATCTGCTCACCGTATGGCTTCACTACAACAGACTTAAAATCGTGTCCATGTATCGAATGAAGTTCAATGTCAACCGTTTCCTCCTTGAGGACCTCAGAGATGGTCAGGGATATGTAAGTCCGGTTATCAGATTCGCACCCGTTGCCAGGCAGAGTGCCGCTACACATGTCGACATTGTTATTTTTGAAAACGTAGTGATCGACACGGCAGTTCTGATCTTTCTTCCATTCGATGGAGCAGTTGATGGTCGCTGATTCTCCAAATTGGACTGAACCAGGATCCCTGCAGTTCAGTGATACGactgagtgagaaaaaaaaaaaaacaaaaaacagatgaCAGTAATTATCTTCTCATCAGGTTGTCGCAATATTATGGAAC
This genomic window contains:
- the LOC115393018 gene encoding uncharacterized protein LOC115393018 yields the protein MGNLLIYVGLLFVLQTSVSDEVVSLNCRDPGSVQFGESATINCSIEWKKDQNCRVDHYVFKNNNVDMCSGTLPGNGCESDNRTYISLTISEVLKEETVDIELHSIHGHDFKSVVVKPYGEPKTTPLPPNKTKTITSEPLHLGVAVQLYGKLKTSPQSGDSKNTEKKSGSMISPVIFGVAVLLIVSFALYITYRATTSRNQFIHLPKQIEGWIYEEL